The following coding sequences are from one Hippopotamus amphibius kiboko isolate mHipAmp2 chromosome 9, mHipAmp2.hap2, whole genome shotgun sequence window:
- the DEPDC7 gene encoding DEP domain-containing protein 7 isoform X2 — translation MDYKVFEAVPTKVFGKDKKPTFEDSSCSLYRFTTIPNQDSQLGKENKLFSPSRYADALFKSSDIKSASLEDLWENLSLKPADSPHVNNSATLSPQVINEVWQEETIGRLLQLIDLPLLDSLLKRQEVVPKVSQPKRQPDLVNDRNYLDRGILKAYSESQEDEWLSSAIDCLEYLPDQMVVDISRNFPEQPDRIDLVKELLFDAISKYYSSREPLLNHLSDVHNGIAELLVNGKTEIALEATQLFLKLLDSQNREEFRRLLYFMAVAAHPSEFKLQKESDNRMVVKRIFSKAIVDNKNLSKGKTDLLVLFLMDHQKDVFKIPGTLHKIVSVKLMDIQKGRDPNKDTGYIYCQRIDQRDYPYHTRKTTKDELLNLLKNIDEDSQLSAKEKKKLLGQFYKYHPDIFIEYFGD, via the exons ATGGACTACAAAGTATTTGAAGCAGTTCCAACCAAAGtctttggaaaagacaaaaaacctaCATTTGAAGATAGCAGTTGCAGCCTTTATAGATTCACAACGATACCTAACCAAGACAGTCAATTGGGCAAAGAGAACAAACTGTTTTCACCTTCCAG gTATGCAGATGCATTATTTAAGTCTTCTGATATCAAATCAGCAAGTTTAGAGGATCTGTGGGAAAATCTGAGTTTAAAGCCTGCTGACTCCCCTCATGTAAATAACTCTGCAACCTTGTCTCCACAAG TTATTAATGAAGTATGGCAAGAAGAAACAATTGGGCGTCTGCTACAACTTATAGACCTTCCTCTCCTTGACTCCCTCCTCAAACGGCAAGAGGTGGTACCCAAAGTTTCTCAACCTAAGAGGCAGCCTGACTTGGTCAACGACAGGAACTATCTGGATAGAGGGATTCTCAAGGCTTACAGTGAATCTCA GGAAGATGAGTGGCTTTCTTCAGCAATTGACTGCTTGGAATACCTTCCAGACCAGATGGTTGTAGACATAAGCAGAAACTTTCCTGAGCAACCAGATAGAATAGACTTAGTGAAAGAACTTTTGTTTGATGCCATTAGCAAATATTACAGTAGTAGGGAACCTCTGTTAAATCACTTATCTGATGTTCATAATGGAATTGCAGAACTCCTAG TGAATGGGAAGACTGAAATAGCGTTAGAAGCTACTCAGCTCTTTCTAAAGCTTTTGGATTCCCAAAATAGAGAAGAGTTTAGAAGACTACTGTATTTCATGGCTGTTGCAGCACATCCTTCTGAAtttaaattacagaaagaa agtGACAACCGAATGGTTGTGAAAAGGATATTCTCAAAAGCTATTGTTGACAATAAAAATTTATCCAAAGGCAAAACTGATCTTCTGGTACTCTTTTTAATGGATCATCAGAAAGATGTTTTTAAG attcctggAACTCTGCATAAAATTGTTAGTGTTAAGCTCATGGACATTCAGAAGGGAAGAGATCCAAATAAAGACACAG GATATATCTATTGCCAGAGAATTGATCAAAGGGATTATCCTTACCATACAAGGAAGACAACCAAGGATGAGCTATTGAATTTACTAAAAAATATTGATGAGGATTCCCAACTTTCtgccaaagagaagaaaaaattgcTAGGTCAGTTCTATAAGTATCACCCAGACATCTTTATTGAGTATTTTGGGGACTGA
- the DEPDC7 gene encoding DEP domain-containing protein 7 isoform X1 encodes MATVREKAAALNLSALHSPPQRPPGFSVAQKPFGATYVWSSIINTLQTQVEVKKRRHHLKRHNDCFVGSEAVDVIFSHLIQNKYFGDVDIPRAKVVRVCQALMDYKVFEAVPTKVFGKDKKPTFEDSSCSLYRFTTIPNQDSQLGKENKLFSPSRYADALFKSSDIKSASLEDLWENLSLKPADSPHVNNSATLSPQVINEVWQEETIGRLLQLIDLPLLDSLLKRQEVVPKVSQPKRQPDLVNDRNYLDRGILKAYSESQEDEWLSSAIDCLEYLPDQMVVDISRNFPEQPDRIDLVKELLFDAISKYYSSREPLLNHLSDVHNGIAELLVNGKTEIALEATQLFLKLLDSQNREEFRRLLYFMAVAAHPSEFKLQKESDNRMVVKRIFSKAIVDNKNLSKGKTDLLVLFLMDHQKDVFKIPGTLHKIVSVKLMDIQKGRDPNKDTGYIYCQRIDQRDYPYHTRKTTKDELLNLLKNIDEDSQLSAKEKKKLLGQFYKYHPDIFIEYFGD; translated from the exons GTTTCAGTGTAGCCCAGAAGCCATTTGGAGCCACATACGTGTGGAGCAGCATCATAAACACTCTTCAAACACAAGTGGAGGTGAAAAAACGAAGGCATCATTTGAAAAGACACAACGACTGCTTTGTTGGTTCGGAAGCTGTGGATGTCATTTTTTCTCACCTAATtcagaataaatattttggtGATGTAGATATTCCTCGGGCCAAAGTGGTGAGAGTGTGTCAAGCACTTATGGACTACAAAGTATTTGAAGCAGTTCCAACCAAAGtctttggaaaagacaaaaaacctaCATTTGAAGATAGCAGTTGCAGCCTTTATAGATTCACAACGATACCTAACCAAGACAGTCAATTGGGCAAAGAGAACAAACTGTTTTCACCTTCCAG gTATGCAGATGCATTATTTAAGTCTTCTGATATCAAATCAGCAAGTTTAGAGGATCTGTGGGAAAATCTGAGTTTAAAGCCTGCTGACTCCCCTCATGTAAATAACTCTGCAACCTTGTCTCCACAAG TTATTAATGAAGTATGGCAAGAAGAAACAATTGGGCGTCTGCTACAACTTATAGACCTTCCTCTCCTTGACTCCCTCCTCAAACGGCAAGAGGTGGTACCCAAAGTTTCTCAACCTAAGAGGCAGCCTGACTTGGTCAACGACAGGAACTATCTGGATAGAGGGATTCTCAAGGCTTACAGTGAATCTCA GGAAGATGAGTGGCTTTCTTCAGCAATTGACTGCTTGGAATACCTTCCAGACCAGATGGTTGTAGACATAAGCAGAAACTTTCCTGAGCAACCAGATAGAATAGACTTAGTGAAAGAACTTTTGTTTGATGCCATTAGCAAATATTACAGTAGTAGGGAACCTCTGTTAAATCACTTATCTGATGTTCATAATGGAATTGCAGAACTCCTAG TGAATGGGAAGACTGAAATAGCGTTAGAAGCTACTCAGCTCTTTCTAAAGCTTTTGGATTCCCAAAATAGAGAAGAGTTTAGAAGACTACTGTATTTCATGGCTGTTGCAGCACATCCTTCTGAAtttaaattacagaaagaa agtGACAACCGAATGGTTGTGAAAAGGATATTCTCAAAAGCTATTGTTGACAATAAAAATTTATCCAAAGGCAAAACTGATCTTCTGGTACTCTTTTTAATGGATCATCAGAAAGATGTTTTTAAG attcctggAACTCTGCATAAAATTGTTAGTGTTAAGCTCATGGACATTCAGAAGGGAAGAGATCCAAATAAAGACACAG GATATATCTATTGCCAGAGAATTGATCAAAGGGATTATCCTTACCATACAAGGAAGACAACCAAGGATGAGCTATTGAATTTACTAAAAAATATTGATGAGGATTCCCAACTTTCtgccaaagagaagaaaaaattgcTAGGTCAGTTCTATAAGTATCACCCAGACATCTTTATTGAGTATTTTGGGGACTGA